A region from the Corticium candelabrum chromosome 14, ooCorCand1.1, whole genome shotgun sequence genome encodes:
- the LOC134189609 gene encoding protein lap4-like isoform X3, which yields MNFGIFVSKITENSAAAKDGRLKCGDQLLKANKQTLYDVTRQQAIDIVKGCARQKVVSLVVLRDQQAQDDYRKLTAALESSTRVSVHAVRLPDRIPTEIPSGPLGEYKGKPESLNVDDIHVRDGRYVQTWSVPQTSKRTIGAAEFAERSLVAHSSGIETPTGIPTSMLDYRLSDTQTDVTSLERYTEDPVSLNSQPVSHTLWEPVDTSAVDVQNSTSDYVPPEVVPRYVLMSSSSASSSSTKQSSDLRDTYLERHTHTWQGNQSDKKKSMSDYVPPEVVPQYVPMSPSSESSSSTKQSSDLRDANLQSHTHTWQGNQSDKKKSMSDYVPPEVVPQYVPMSPSSESSSSTKQSSDLRDANLQSHTHTWQGNQSDKKKFVARTASKESTVGHVVDVGDVHVQEHRQSLGTPTNSYVDMEAQRQDGLAPYSNLGNYYVPMESADLQQDCQTSREYVTMLPVTQRVLQPRSTENEYVPMSPAIQDGLVIDIDNQQ from the exons ATGAACTTTGGCATTTTTGTATCAAAAATTACAGAGAACAGCGCTGCTGCCAAAGATG GTCGTTTAAAGTGTGGAGATCAGCTgctgaaagcaaacaaacagacactttATGATGTCACACGTCAACA AGCAATTGACATAGTGAAGGGTTGCGCACGACAAAAAGTTGTCTCTTTAGTAGTGTTGAGAGATCAGCAAGCTCA AGACGATTATAGAAAGCTGACAGCTGCCCTTGAATCTTCAACACGAG TGTCTGTGCATGCAGTACGACTGCCTGATCGTATTCCCACGGAGATACCATCTGGACCATTGGGTGAGTACAAGGGTAAACCAGAGTCTCTCAATGTCGACGATATTCATGTCAGAGATGGTCGATACGTGCAAACATGGAGTGTCCCTCAGACATCTAAACGAACGATAGGAGCAGCAGAATTCGCTGAACGAAGTCTAGTGGCTCATTCGTCAGGGATCGAAACGCCAACTGGAATACCGACGTCCATGCTTGACTACAGACtgtctgacacacaaacagatgttACGTCTCTGGAGCGATACACTGAAGACCCTGTGAGTTTGAATTCACAGCCGGTGAGCCACACATTATGGGAGCCTGTGGACACGTCAGCAGTCGATGTACAAAACTCAACGAGTGATTATGTACCTCCCGAAGTTGTGCCTCGATATGTACTTATGTCTTCCAGCTCTGCAAGTAGTTCTTCAACAAAGCAGAGTTCAGACCTTAGAGACACCTATTTGGAGAGACATACTCACACATGGCAAGGAAATCAGTCAGATAAAAAGAAATCAATGAGTGATTATGTACCTCCCGAAGTTGTGCCTCAGTATGTACCCATGTCTCCCAGCTCTGAAAGTAGTTCTTCAACAAAACAGAGTTCAGACCTTAGAGACGCCAATTTACAGAGCCATACTCACACATGGCAAGGAAATCAGTCGGATAAAAAGAAATCAATGAGTGATTATGTACCTCCCGAAGTTGTGCCTCAATATGTACCCATGTCTCCCAGCTCTGAAAGTAGTTCTTCAACAAAGCAGAGTTCAGACCTTAGAGACGCCAATTTACAGAGCCATACTCACACATGGCAAGGAAATCAGTCGGATAAAAAGAAATTTGTTGCTCGGACTGCGAGTAAGGAATCGACAGTTGGCCATGTCGTCGATGTGGGTGACGTACATGTACAGGAGCATCGACAAAGTTTAGGGACACCTACAAACAGCTATGTTGATATGGAGGCTCAGAGGCAGGATGGATTAGCACCGTATTCGAATCTGGGTAACTATTATGTGCCAATGGAATCGGCAGATTTGCAACAAGATTGTCAGACTTCACGTGAATATGTGACAATGTTGCCTGTGACGCAGCGTGTATTGCAGCCACGTAGTACAGAGAATGAATATGTTCCAATGTCACCTGCCATACAGGATGGTCtggttattgatattgataatCAACAGTAA
- the LOC134189609 gene encoding pro-interleukin-16-like isoform X2: MFLMARFFRSKREKQETGTKETIELSTTEKGFGFNIIGGKSASGMNFGIFVSKITENSAAAKDGRLKCGDQLLKANKQTLYDVTRQQAIDIVKGCARQKVVSLVVLRDQQAQDDYRKLTAALESSTRVRLPDRIPTEIPSGPLGEYKGKPESLNVDDIHVRDGRYVQTWSVPQTSKRTIGAAEFAERSLVAHSSGIETPTGIPTSMLDYRLSDTQTDVTSLERYTEDPVSLNSQPVSHTLWEPVDTSAVDVQNSTSDYVPPEVVPRYVLMSSSSASSSSTKQSSDLRDTYLERHTHTWQGNQSDKKKSMSDYVPPEVVPQYVPMSPSSESSSSTKQSSDLRDANLQSHTHTWQGNQSDKKKSMSDYVPPEVVPQYVPMSPSSESSSSTKQSSDLRDANLQSHTHTWQGNQSDKKKFVARTASKESTVGHVVDVGDVHVQEHRQSLGTPTNSYVDMEAQRQDGLAPYSNLGNYYVPMESADLQQDCQTSREYVTMLPVTQRVLQPRSTENEYVPMSPAIQDGLVIDIDNQQ; the protein is encoded by the exons atgtttctcATGGCTCGATTTTTTAGGAGCAAGAGGGA GAAACAAGAAACAGGGACAAAGGAGACCATTGAACTGTCAACAACAGAGAAGGGCTTTG GTTTTAATATAATTGGTGGGAAAAGTGCTTCGGGCATGAACTTTGGCATTTTTGTATCAAAAATTACAGAGAACAGCGCTGCTGCCAAAGATG GTCGTTTAAAGTGTGGAGATCAGCTgctgaaagcaaacaaacagacactttATGATGTCACACGTCAACA AGCAATTGACATAGTGAAGGGTTGCGCACGACAAAAAGTTGTCTCTTTAGTAGTGTTGAGAGATCAGCAAGCTCA AGACGATTATAGAAAGCTGACAGCTGCCCTTGAATCTTCAACACGAG TACGACTGCCTGATCGTATTCCCACGGAGATACCATCTGGACCATTGGGTGAGTACAAGGGTAAACCAGAGTCTCTCAATGTCGACGATATTCATGTCAGAGATGGTCGATACGTGCAAACATGGAGTGTCCCTCAGACATCTAAACGAACGATAGGAGCAGCAGAATTCGCTGAACGAAGTCTAGTGGCTCATTCGTCAGGGATCGAAACGCCAACTGGAATACCGACGTCCATGCTTGACTACAGACtgtctgacacacaaacagatgttACGTCTCTGGAGCGATACACTGAAGACCCTGTGAGTTTGAATTCACAGCCGGTGAGCCACACATTATGGGAGCCTGTGGACACGTCAGCAGTCGATGTACAAAACTCAACGAGTGATTATGTACCTCCCGAAGTTGTGCCTCGATATGTACTTATGTCTTCCAGCTCTGCAAGTAGTTCTTCAACAAAGCAGAGTTCAGACCTTAGAGACACCTATTTGGAGAGACATACTCACACATGGCAAGGAAATCAGTCAGATAAAAAGAAATCAATGAGTGATTATGTACCTCCCGAAGTTGTGCCTCAGTATGTACCCATGTCTCCCAGCTCTGAAAGTAGTTCTTCAACAAAACAGAGTTCAGACCTTAGAGACGCCAATTTACAGAGCCATACTCACACATGGCAAGGAAATCAGTCGGATAAAAAGAAATCAATGAGTGATTATGTACCTCCCGAAGTTGTGCCTCAATATGTACCCATGTCTCCCAGCTCTGAAAGTAGTTCTTCAACAAAGCAGAGTTCAGACCTTAGAGACGCCAATTTACAGAGCCATACTCACACATGGCAAGGAAATCAGTCGGATAAAAAGAAATTTGTTGCTCGGACTGCGAGTAAGGAATCGACAGTTGGCCATGTCGTCGATGTGGGTGACGTACATGTACAGGAGCATCGACAAAGTTTAGGGACACCTACAAACAGCTATGTTGATATGGAGGCTCAGAGGCAGGATGGATTAGCACCGTATTCGAATCTGGGTAACTATTATGTGCCAATGGAATCGGCAGATTTGCAACAAGATTGTCAGACTTCACGTGAATATGTGACAATGTTGCCTGTGACGCAGCGTGTATTGCAGCCACGTAGTACAGAGAATGAATATGTTCCAATGTCACCTGCCATACAGGATGGTCtggttattgatattgataatCAACAGTAA
- the LOC134189870 gene encoding threonine synthase-like 2, which translates to MLYSSTRGVVVHQTFQNALLSGFAADGGLMLPDTIPSVDHSTLVSWSSLSYVELCKRLISLFTTVDEIPRETLYEFIDSSFVEFDLSEVVCVVDVGELKIAELWHGPTGSFKDIALGLVGKLLNYFLAKRGECATVLVSTAGNTGGAVAHCLAGSTCANVIMLYPKDRVDRVQELQMGTVAAENVTVYATRESSVEDNDAVLKRLFDDRQLVERHNLMGLNSVNIGRILMQVVHFFSCYFKVCKEIGSEVVFSVPTGGCGNLAAGVIARLMGIPIKFIVGVNHNDVIHRMIQTGTIQQPREILPSFASAIETGSPSNMERILALLTNSAELIAEQMSDWKSKSKMELTSFQLAALQKIMWSSSVSEREILCVINKVKTRYDYDVCPQTAVAISAARKFTDERRKGVLDFVTQAPIVCLSTATLGKYTAVAAKAGVVAPCFLAVAALQDHPMKSILLQEGEDWEAVIRCQIARLRKC; encoded by the exons ATGTTGTATTCGAGCACGAGAGGCGTAGTGGTCCATCAGACGTTTCAGAACGCTTTGTTATCTGGCTTTGCAGCCGATGGAGGACTGATGTTGCCAGATACCATCCCATCTGTTGACCATTCGACTCTAGTCTCCTGGAGCTCTCTTTCGTACGTCGAGTTGTGCAAAAGGCTCATATCACTGTTTACAACAGTAGACGAGATACCGAGAGAGACGTTGTACG AATTTATTGATTCGAGTTTTGTCGAGTTTGATTTGTCAGAAGTGGTTTGTGTTGTCGATGTGGGAGAGCTGAAAATTGCCGAGCTGTGGCATGGACCGACTGGCTCGTTCAAAGACATCGCATTGGGGTTGGTAGGAAAACTGCTGAATTATTTTCTCGCAAAACGAGGAGAATGTGCCACAGTCTTGGTGTCCACAGCAGGAAATACGGGTGGTGCTGTTGCCCATTGTCTAGCCGGTTCAACTTGTGCAAATGTTATCATGCTGTATCCAAAAGACAGAGTCGATCGAGTGCAAGAACTGCAGATGGGTACCGTTGCTGCAGAGAATGTAACTGTGTATGCAACAAGAGAGTCGTCAGTAGAAGACAATGATGCTGTATTGAAACGACTGTTTGACGACCGACAATTGGTTGAACGCCATAATTTAATGGGCTTGAATTCGGTCAATATCGGCCGCATCCTCATGCAGGTCGTTCATTTTTTCTCCTGTTATTTCAAAGTTTGTAAAGAGATTGGAAGCGAAGTCGTGTTTAGTGTTCCAACAGGAGGATGCGGCAATCTAGCAGCCGGTGTAATTGCTCGCCTGATGGGCATTCCGATAAAATTTATCGTTGGTGTGAATCACAACGATGTCATTCATCGAATGATCCAAACGGGTACAATTCAGCAACCACGCGAGATACTGCCTTCGTTTGCGAGTGCTATTGAAACTGGATCACCGAGCAACATGGAACGAATACTCGCATTACTGACAAACAGTGCAGAGTTAATAGCCGAGCAGATGTCAGATTGGAAATCGAAGTCAAAGATGGAGTTGACGTCGTTTCAGTTGGCTGCTCTTCAAAAAATTATGTGGAGCTCGTCAGTGTCTGAACGAGAGATACTCTGTGTAATTAACAAAGTTAAGACACGATATGATTATGATGTTTGCCCTCAGACTGCTGTGGCTATCTCTGCAGCTCGGAAATTCACCGATGAGAGACGAAAAGGAGTACTCGACTTTGTAACACAAGCTCctattgtctgcttgtctacgGCTACTCTTGGTAAGTATACTGCAGTAGCAGCGAAAGCTGGAGTTGTTGCTCCGTGTTTTTTGGCTGTCGCTGCACTGCAGGATCATCCAATGAAATCGATTTTGCTTCAAGAAGGTGAAGACTGGGAAGCAGTAATTCGATGTCAAATTGCTCGTTTGAGAAAGTGTTGA
- the LOC134189609 gene encoding pro-interleukin-16-like isoform X1, with product MFLMARFFRSKREKQETGTKETIELSTTEKGFGFNIIGGKSASGMNFGIFVSKITENSAAAKDGRLKCGDQLLKANKQTLYDVTRQQAIDIVKGCARQKVVSLVVLRDQQAQDDYRKLTAALESSTRVSVHAVRLPDRIPTEIPSGPLGEYKGKPESLNVDDIHVRDGRYVQTWSVPQTSKRTIGAAEFAERSLVAHSSGIETPTGIPTSMLDYRLSDTQTDVTSLERYTEDPVSLNSQPVSHTLWEPVDTSAVDVQNSTSDYVPPEVVPRYVLMSSSSASSSSTKQSSDLRDTYLERHTHTWQGNQSDKKKSMSDYVPPEVVPQYVPMSPSSESSSSTKQSSDLRDANLQSHTHTWQGNQSDKKKSMSDYVPPEVVPQYVPMSPSSESSSSTKQSSDLRDANLQSHTHTWQGNQSDKKKFVARTASKESTVGHVVDVGDVHVQEHRQSLGTPTNSYVDMEAQRQDGLAPYSNLGNYYVPMESADLQQDCQTSREYVTMLPVTQRVLQPRSTENEYVPMSPAIQDGLVIDIDNQQ from the exons atgtttctcATGGCTCGATTTTTTAGGAGCAAGAGGGA GAAACAAGAAACAGGGACAAAGGAGACCATTGAACTGTCAACAACAGAGAAGGGCTTTG GTTTTAATATAATTGGTGGGAAAAGTGCTTCGGGCATGAACTTTGGCATTTTTGTATCAAAAATTACAGAGAACAGCGCTGCTGCCAAAGATG GTCGTTTAAAGTGTGGAGATCAGCTgctgaaagcaaacaaacagacactttATGATGTCACACGTCAACA AGCAATTGACATAGTGAAGGGTTGCGCACGACAAAAAGTTGTCTCTTTAGTAGTGTTGAGAGATCAGCAAGCTCA AGACGATTATAGAAAGCTGACAGCTGCCCTTGAATCTTCAACACGAG TGTCTGTGCATGCAGTACGACTGCCTGATCGTATTCCCACGGAGATACCATCTGGACCATTGGGTGAGTACAAGGGTAAACCAGAGTCTCTCAATGTCGACGATATTCATGTCAGAGATGGTCGATACGTGCAAACATGGAGTGTCCCTCAGACATCTAAACGAACGATAGGAGCAGCAGAATTCGCTGAACGAAGTCTAGTGGCTCATTCGTCAGGGATCGAAACGCCAACTGGAATACCGACGTCCATGCTTGACTACAGACtgtctgacacacaaacagatgttACGTCTCTGGAGCGATACACTGAAGACCCTGTGAGTTTGAATTCACAGCCGGTGAGCCACACATTATGGGAGCCTGTGGACACGTCAGCAGTCGATGTACAAAACTCAACGAGTGATTATGTACCTCCCGAAGTTGTGCCTCGATATGTACTTATGTCTTCCAGCTCTGCAAGTAGTTCTTCAACAAAGCAGAGTTCAGACCTTAGAGACACCTATTTGGAGAGACATACTCACACATGGCAAGGAAATCAGTCAGATAAAAAGAAATCAATGAGTGATTATGTACCTCCCGAAGTTGTGCCTCAGTATGTACCCATGTCTCCCAGCTCTGAAAGTAGTTCTTCAACAAAACAGAGTTCAGACCTTAGAGACGCCAATTTACAGAGCCATACTCACACATGGCAAGGAAATCAGTCGGATAAAAAGAAATCAATGAGTGATTATGTACCTCCCGAAGTTGTGCCTCAATATGTACCCATGTCTCCCAGCTCTGAAAGTAGTTCTTCAACAAAGCAGAGTTCAGACCTTAGAGACGCCAATTTACAGAGCCATACTCACACATGGCAAGGAAATCAGTCGGATAAAAAGAAATTTGTTGCTCGGACTGCGAGTAAGGAATCGACAGTTGGCCATGTCGTCGATGTGGGTGACGTACATGTACAGGAGCATCGACAAAGTTTAGGGACACCTACAAACAGCTATGTTGATATGGAGGCTCAGAGGCAGGATGGATTAGCACCGTATTCGAATCTGGGTAACTATTATGTGCCAATGGAATCGGCAGATTTGCAACAAGATTGTCAGACTTCACGTGAATATGTGACAATGTTGCCTGTGACGCAGCGTGTATTGCAGCCACGTAGTACAGAGAATGAATATGTTCCAATGTCACCTGCCATACAGGATGGTCtggttattgatattgataatCAACAGTAA
- the LOC134189869 gene encoding THO complex subunit 2-like, translating to MSLLENEASSRGSAEDVLSLLDGVTSEETSSDGGFQRIVYQVVRGVVDGKISADDGADRLRQCAERVQCLPVLLGDTFSVVDIETLVSGELSDERGKFLELVSSCVTSLQPALKESWLKERLEAETLESLRLIQSAKTFNQRYVKTKTKLFYKQQKFNLLREESEGYAKLITELGQTIKQLPPVIVLNNVKSLIGRFNLDPNRVLDIILEAFECQANETEFFLSLLKEYDFDGDTVCQMVGFKFKFYRDSSLQPPESLLHMAALLLQNDFILLNQLYSHLTPSDEEIVELDRKVMSGAQEKARKMGTVLLSERASEGQDGQEPMETDEVKTQVPNQKFMLCEALLLVGDWIHAKAIIDRLPPYSVTSYPSVSRALCGVLHMTLELFYRQFAPVAARGRVYPALSSAGSHGVPQLTSFTELPVHIFPMLLCLGPYIAVDPLLFAKVVRVGSTFLKEYTMVDMKSKEYDAVWSGVVEVVDQVLLPALSLLQCNCGLAEELWSLLRLLPYQMRYCLYGQWKNELYALHPPLILSKAVTLERAKYIMKRLSKENVKPSGRQLGKQSHNNPTILFDYLLSQIQRYDNFIGPVVDSLKYLTPLAYDVLSFCLIEALASPDKERMKHEDTNMSMWLQGLATFCGAIFRKYPIELAGLLQYVANQLKAGKSFDLMVLKEVVQRMAGIETSEEVTDQQLEALSGGELLKAEAGYFAQVRNTKKSSQRLRDSLVDDNLGVPLCLLMGQQRNSIIFKEGCQQHVKLVGKLYDQCQDTLVQFGIFLATHLSPEDYQHRMPDLQSLSVKYYMQPDVAFFLTRPTLTHSINAKFDELKNAEGNRKASKTKDVLNKFYVQSVDMVMQSVWASARGLHPANVWADISPQLYVAFWTLSLYDLRVPVECYEAEIGKLRLIADEADANMELTSSKKKKERERCDMVIKRLQDELAAQQENHDRVIARLQHEKDAWFNNRSQKNRMITQLLQLCIFPRCCFTALDAVYCGKFVHTLHMLKTPNFSTLLFYDRVFSDVARTITCCTENEASRYGRFLCCTLKVVMRWHDSKELYRQECNKYPGFVSMIRADPSKDASSGLYLEYENYRHICFKWHFRLTKSLVTCLESRDYTQIRNALLVLTKILYYYPIVQNLGEALEKRIETIREQEKEKRPDLYALAIGYAGLIKNRQVKYIAESEFHLKPEKEVTHTQRICSSNETKAMETEAAVKVNGGSSTSQAIEKPKPASKPVEKSEKPAVSQRSPGPVKTSAVNSPASSGEPDKKPVVKKEHVVSEGEKRASSRVSSTLLNSGAVASKKDGSKSPSTHAKSPLRAKEEKAESGDRQRTTYDSGREVSKEAKASSTISREPRDAKEVRNAAKRGEREDGRLQERAKASPKLTSTTTTSTSTSRKPRTGESSQTNDDEDREVKRRRTGKEGTSQQENIESRNRDRIDKFSDLKDGSRDSGRDKGEKDRDKEREKDRDKEKVVASKPSERKRDRDKETNGDSKEKESKRHKIDGDTINAGVGSEAAMKTTETDDKSKHTKIIRITKPTTGSTPSSDRRKLKEPNKEQREVGRDLKPRESRTVVTPSARSTRERGDKYHSSHQREKH from the exons ATGTCTCTTTTGGAGAATGAAGCATCGTCGAGAGGCAGCGCGGAAGATGT CTTGAGTCTGTTGGACGGTGTGACGTCGGAGGAGACCTCAAGCGATGGCG GTTTTCAGCGTATTGTGTATCAGGTAGTGCGTGGTGTTGTTGACGGGAAGATTTCGGCTGATGATGGTGCGGATCGACTGCGTCAATGTGCAGAGCGCGTTCAGTGTCTGCCGGTGCTGTTGGGAGACACTTTTAGTGTTGTTG ATATCGAAACTTTAGTGAGCGGCGAACTGTCTGACGAGAGAGGGAAGTTCCTAGAGTTGGTCAGCAGTTGCGTTACGTCGTTGCAGCCGGCTCTAAAGGAGAGTTGGCTGAAGGAGAGATTGGAAGCCGAGACACTGGAATCACTTCGGCTGATTCAATCTGCCAAAACATTCAATCAGAGATATGTTAAGACGAAGACAAAACTTTT TTACAAGCAACAGAAGTTTAATTTACTACGCGAGGAGAGCGAGGGCTACGCAAAGTTGATCACCGAACTTGGACAAACAATAAAGCAGCTGCCTCCAGTCATAGTGCTGAATAACGTCAAGTCACTCATAG GTCGGTTTAACTTGGATCCCAATCGTGTCTTGGATATCATTCTGGAGGCGTTTGAGTGCCAAGCAAACGAAACAGAGTTCTTTTTATCTTTACTGAAAGAGTACGACTTCGATGGCGATACAGTGTGTCAAATGGTCGGATTCAAGTTCAAGTTTTACCGG GACTCTTCGTTGCAACCACCTGAATCGCTGTTACACATGGCTGCTCTCCTTCTTCAGAATGACTTTATTTTATTGAACCAGCTCTACAGTCAT TTGACTCCAAGTGATGAAGAAATTGTGGAGCTCGACAGGAAGGTGATGAGTGGTGCTCAAGAGAAAGCGAGAAAGATGGGAACTGTGCTGCTTAGT GAGAGAGCTTCTGAAGGCCAAGATGGTCAAGAACCAATGGAGACAGATGAAGTCAAG ACACAAGTTCCAAATCAGAAGTTCATGTTGTGCGAAGCTCTACTTCTTGTCGGTGACTGGATACATGCAAAGGCGATTATAGACAGACTTCCTCCGTATTCAGTGACAAGTTATCCGTCAGTATCAAGAGCTCTCTGTGGTGTGCTACACATGACTTTGGAGCTGTTCTACAGACA GTTTGCTCCTGTGGCTGCACGTGGTCGTGTTTATCCAGCGTTGTCTAGTGCTGGAAGTCATGGAGTGCCGCAGCTGACATCATTCACAGAACTTCCCGTCCATATTTTTCCAATGCTACTTTGCTTGGGACCATATATTGCTGTCGATCCTCTGCTGTTTGCAAAG GTGGTACGAGTAGGAAGCACATTTCTTAAGGAGTACACCATGGTCGACATGAAATCAAAAGAATAT GATGCTGTGTGGTCTGGTGTTGTTGAAGTCGTCGACCAAGTGTTATTGCCTGCATTGTCACTGCTGCAATGCAACTGTGGTCTGGCAGAAGAACTCTGGTCTCTTCTAAGGCTTTTGCCTTATCAAATGAG ATATTGTTTGTATGGCCAGTGGAAAAATGAGTTGTATGCACTCCATCCACCACTGATCCTTTCTAAAGCTGTGACATTGGAAAGGGCAAAGTACATTATGAA ACGGCTGTCAAAGGAGAATGTCAAGCCTTCAGGGAGACAACTAGGAAAGCAGAGTCACAACAATCCAACTATTTTGTTTGATTAT TTGCTTTCTCAGATCCAGCGCTATGACAACTTCATCGGTCCGGTTGTGGACTCACTGAAGTATTTGACACCACTGGCATATGACGTTCTGTCAT TTTGTCTGATTGAGGCTTTGGCCAGTCCCGATAAAGAACGAATGAAACATGAAGATACGAATATGTCCATGTGGCTGCAAG GCCTAGCTACTTTCTGTGGCGCCATTTTCCGCAAGTATCCCATTGAGCTGGCTGGTCTTCTGCAGTATGTTGCCAATCAGTTGAAGGCTGGCAAGAG TTTTGATCTGATGGTTTTGAAAGAAGTTGTGCAGCGCATGGCGGGAATAGAGACTTCAGAGGAGGTGACAGATCAACAGTTAGAAGCTCTTTCTGGAGGAGAGCTTCTGAAAGCTGAG GCTGGCTATTTTGCTCAAGTTCGAAATACAAAGAAGTCGTCACAGCGGCTGCGTGACTCACTAGTTGATGATAATCTCGGTGTGCCATTGTGTCTGCTAATGGGTCAACAACGAAATAGTATAATATTTAAAGAAGGATGCCAGCAACATGTGAAACTTGTAGGGAAACTCTACGACCAG TGTCAAGATACGCTAGTGCAGTTTGGCATTTTTCTTGCGACTCACTTGAGTCCTGAAGATTATCAGCATCGGATGCCTGATCTTCAGTCATTGTCTGTGAAGTACTACATGCAGCCCGATGTTGCGTTCTTTCTGACACGTCCAACACTGACTCATAGCATTAAT GCAAAGTTTGATGAATTGAAGAATGCCGAGGGCAACAGGAAAGCCTCTAAGACAAAAGATGTACTAAACAAG TTCTATGTGCAGTCTGTTGACATGGTTATGCAGAGTGTATGGGCAAGTGCAAGAGGTTTACATCCAGCCAACGTTTGGGCTGACATTAG TCCACAGCTTTATGTTGCCTTCTGGACGCTGTCACTGTATGACTTGCGAGTACCGGTGGAGTGCTATGAAGCAGAAATTGGAAAATTGAGACTTATAGCTGACGAAGCAGATGCCAATATGGAACTG ACTTCAAgtaagaagaagaaagagcGAGAGCGTTGTGACATGGTTATCAAGCGGTTACAAGATGAGCTTGCAGCTCAACAGGAAAATCACGATCGAGTTATTGCACGACTGCAACACGAAAAGGATGCATGGTTTAATAATC GGTCTCAGAAAAATCGAATGATTACTCAACTTTTACAACTCTGCATATTTCCTAGGTGTTGTTTTACAGCACTGGATGCTGTTTATTGCGGCAAATTTGTGCATACACTGCACATGTTGAAGACACCAAATTTTTCTACTCTTTTATTTTATGATCGG GTTTTTTCTGACGTTGCAAGGACAATCACTTGTTGCACTGAAAATGAAGCTAGCcgatatg GCCGCTTCTTGTGCTGCACATTAAAGGTGGTTATGCGGTGGCATGATTCCAAAGAACTTTACAGACAG GAGTGTAACAAGTATCCTGGATTTGTCTCGATGATTCGAGCTGACCCAAGTAAAGATGCATCATCTGGTCTATACCTGGAATATGAAAACTATAGACACATTTGTTTCAAGTGGCACTTCAGACTGACGAAG TCACTAGTTACTTGTCTCGAGTCAAGAGATTATACACAAATACGTAACGCTCTCCTTGTTTTAACCAAG ATACTGTACTACTATCCCATTGTGCAGAATCTTGGTGAAGCACTGGAAAAACGTATTGAGACAATTCGGGAGCAAGAGAAGGAAAAGAGGCCTGATCTTTATGCCCTAGCAATAGG GTATGCTGGTCTGATTAAGAATCGTCAAGTGAAGTATATTGCTGAATCTGAATTCCACCTCAAACCTGAGAAGGAAGTCACT CATACCCAGCGGATATGCAGCAGCAATGAGACTAAGGCAATG GAGACTGAAGCTGCAGTGAAGGTCAATGGTGGATCATCTACTTCACAAG CAATCGAGAAACCCAAGCCAGCAAG taAACCTGTAGAGAAATCTGAGAAGCCAGCTGTATCTCAACGGTCTCCGGGTCCAGTCAAGACTTCAGCAGTGAATTCTCCAGCGTCATCTGGTGAGCCTGACAAAAAGCCAGTTGTGAAGAAAGAGCACGTCGTTAGTGAAGGAGAGAAGCGAGCATCGAGTCGAGTATCTTCCACTTTGCTAAATTCTGGTGCTGTAGCTTCAAAGAAAGACGGCTCCAAGTCACCTAGTACTCATGCAAAGTCACCCCTACGAGCAAAAGAGGAAAAGGCAGA GTCTGGAGATAGACAGAGAACAACATATGATAGTGGTAGAGAAGTGAGCAAAGAAGCGAAGGCATCATCAACGATATCCAGAGAGCCTCGTGATGCAAAAGAGGTTCGTAATGCAGCAAAACGAGGGGAACGAGAGGATGGAAGATTACAGGAAAGGGCGAAGGCTAGTCCAAAGTTAACATCTACTACAACAACGAGTACCTCTACATCTCGTAAGCCACGAACTGGAGAATCATCTCAAACTAATGATGATGAAGATAGAG AGGTAAAACGCCGCAGGACAGGCAAG GAAGGAACTTCCCAGCAAGAAAACATTGAAAGCAGAAACAGAGATAGGATAGACAAA TTTTCTGATTTGAAAGACGGAAGTAGAGACAGCGGAAGAGACAAAggagagaaagacagagacaaggaacgtgagaaagacagagacaaagagaaagtAGTTGCTTCAAAGCCATCTGAGCGGAAACGG GATCGCGATAAAGAAACGAATGGTGACTCTAAGGAAAAGGAATCAAAGCGTCACAAAATCGACGGCGACACAATAA ACGCTGGTGTTGGGTCTGAAGCAGCAATGAAGACAACCGAAACGGATGACAAGTCAAAG CATACGAAAATAATACGCATCACCAAACCTACAACCGGTAGTACTCCATCATCTGATAGAAGA AAGCTGAAAGAACCAAATAAGGAGCAACGAGAAGTTGGTCGGGATTTAAAGCCTAGAGAGTCTAGAACTGTAGTGACACCTTCAGCTCGATCAACTCGAGAACGAGGAGACAAGTA CCATTCTTCTCATCAGCGAGAGAAACACTGA